A genomic segment from Glycine max cultivar Williams 82 chromosome 1, Glycine_max_v4.0, whole genome shotgun sequence encodes:
- the LOC100795786 gene encoding acid phosphatase 1, with protein SFSNFGLCRFEIFNETSFDNWVDLAAAPALPASLSLYNELKELGFKIFLLTGRSEFQRNATGANLLSSGYRDWERLILRGSSDQGKPATTYNSEKRAELENEGYRIHGNSGDQWSDLGGYAVAARSFKLPNPTDYIP; from the exons tctttttctaactttGGACTCTGCAGATTTGAGATCTTCAATGAGACTTCCTTTGATAATTGGGTGGACTTAGCTGCAGCCCCAGCTTTGCCAGCTAGTTTGAGTTTGTATAACGAGCTTAAGGAATTGGGCTTCAAGATATTCCTCTTAACTGGGAGAAGTGAATTTCAAAGGAATGCCACAGGGGCAAACCTTCTGAGTTCAGGGTACAGAGATTGGGAGAGGCTCATCTTAAG AGGGTCTTCTGATCAAGGCAAACCGGCCACTACTTACAATTCTGAGAAGAGAGCAGAGTTGGAGAATGAAGGCTACAGGATCCATGGGAACTCTGGGGATCAGTGGAGTGATTTGGGGGGTTATGCAGTGGCTGCACGGTCTTTTAAACTCCCAAACCCAACGGACTATATTCCTTAA
- the LOC100805866 gene encoding uncharacterized protein, with translation MDPCPFVRLMVDSLALNLPSATKPPPVSGVHPSTTPCFCQIRITNFPSQTALLPLSSSSSGDANPEAATSAPGFHLDSSALRRLSAKPLTLRLAVYSGSTARACGISSAKLLGRLNLTLDLSAALSRPNTFHSGWLNLRKNRTGFEPEHKPAPRVHIVVRSEPDPRFVFQFGGEPECSPVVFQIQENNIRQPVFSCKFSADRNSRSRCLPSDFANNPSRWRRTLKGIRERHGRERKGWMIMIHDLSGSPVAAASMITPFVPSPGSDRVSRSNPGAWLILRTNNGASVSSWKPWGRLEAWRERGPVDGLGYKFELVTENGPANGIPIAEATMNVKKGGQFCIDYKVMRDSGLGSRLKGKGFVMGSTVEGEGKVSKPVVQVGAQHVTCMADAALFIALSAAIDLSMDACKLFSHKLRKELCHEEQQVSFP, from the exons ATGGATCCCTGTCCCTTCGTGCGTCTCATGGTAGACTCTTTAGCTCTCAACCTTCCCTCCGCCACCAAACCGCCACCTGTCTCCGGCGTCCACCCTTCCACTACCCCATGCTTCTGCCAAATCCGCATCACCAATTTCCCCTCTCAAACCGCGCTTCTTCCactctcttcttcctcctccgGCGACGCCAACCCCGAAGCCGCAACCTCCGCCCCGGGCTTCCACCTCGACTCCAGCGCGCTCCGTCGCCTCTCCGCCAAACCTCTCACCCTCCGCCTCGCCGTCTACTCCGGCAGCACCGCCCGCGCCTGCGGCATCTCCTCCGCCAAACTCCTCGGCCGCCTCAACCTCACCCTCGACCTCTCCGCCGCGCTCTCCCGCCCCAACACCTTCCACTCCGGCTGGCTCAACCTGAGAAAGAACAGAACCGGCTTCGAACCGGAGCACAAGCCTGCGCCTCGGGTTCACATTGTGGTCCGGTCCGAACCGGACCCGCGGTTCGTGTTCCAGTTCGGTGGCGAACCGGAGTGTAGCCCGGTGGTTTTCCAGATTCAGGAGAATAATATCAGACAGCCTGTCTTTAGTTGCAAGTTCAGTGCGGATCGTAACTCTAGATCCAG GTGTCTACCCTCAGATTTTGCCAACAACCCCAGTAGATGGAGGAGAACCTTGAAGGGTATTAGAGAGCGTCATGGGAGGGAGAGAAAGGGTTGGATGATAATGATCCATGATCTCTCTGGCTCACCCGTTGCAGCTGCCTCCATGATAACCCCATTTGTCCCTTCCCCTGGTTCAGACAGAGTATCAAGATCAAACCCAGGTGCATGGCTCATTCTTCGCACCAACAATGGTGCCTCTGTGAGTAGCTGGAAGCCATGGGGCCGTCTCGAAGCGTGGCGAGAACGAGGCCCTGTCGATGGCTTGGGCTACAAGTTTGAGCTCGTCACTGAGAATGGACCTGCCAATGGGATACCAATTGCTGAGGCCACAATGAATGTGAAAAAGGGTGGCCAGTTCTGCATTGACTACAAAGTGATGAGGGATTCTGGATTGGGTTCAAGGTTGAAAGGAAAAGGGTTTGTGATGGGTTCCACAGTGGAAGGTGAAGGCAAAGTTAGCAAGCCTGTTGTGCAAGTTGGTGCACAGCATGTGACATGCATGGCTGATGCTGCTTTGTTCATTGCACTTtctgctgccattgatcttaGCATGGATGCATGCAAGCTCTTCTCGCATAAACTAAGGAAAGAGCTTTGCCATGAAGAACAACAAGTTTCCTTTCCCTAA
- the LOC100778045 gene encoding profilin-4 — translation MSWQTYVDDHLMCDIDGTGHHLSSSAIIGHDGSVWAQSSSFPQIKSDEINGIMKDFDEPGHLAPTGLHLGGTKYMVIQGEPGAVIRGKKGSGGITIKKTGQALVFGIYDEPVTPGQCNMIVERLGDYLVDQGL, via the exons atgtCGTGGCAAACTTACGTAGATGACCACTTGATGTGCGATATCGATGGCACAGGACACCACCTCTCCTCCTCTGCCATCATCGGCCACGACGGCTCCGTCTGGGCTCAGAGTTCTTCCTTCCCTCAG ATTAAGTCTGATGAGATCAATGGTATCATGAAAGATTTTGATGAACCTGGGCATCTTGCTCCTACTGGCCTCCACCTTGGAGGCACCAAATACATGGTAATACAAGGAGAGCCAGGAGCCGTCATTCGTGGGAAGAAG GGATCTGGAGGTATCACCATAAAGAAAACTGGTCAAGCATTAGTTTTCGGCATATATGATGAACCTGTTACTCCTGGACAATGCAACATGATTGTTGAGAGGTTGGGAGATTACCTTGTTGATCAGGGTCTGTAG